In Sodalis ligni, a single genomic region encodes these proteins:
- a CDS encoding AEC family transporter — MTYIILHALAPIFVIMLLGYYAGKAKMVVNSNVSLLNVFVMDFALPAALFSATVQTPWKGIISQSPLILLLVLSMWIAYAALYFICTLGFKKSPQDAAVLTLTVALPNYAALGLPILGSVLGESSATSLSVAVSIACGSVLMTPFCLLILEREKARASGESHGSTLMLLPLLMWRSVKKPIVWGPLLGVLLSACGVKMPEIVLASIKPLGLSATASALFLTGVILSARKLKINAPVLLSCLTKNIIQPFITIGLLYAFGITGPVAVTAVLMIALSAGFFGIVFGNRFGVQSPDAEATLLISSILCIITLPLFITLSAGL, encoded by the coding sequence GCTGGGCTATTATGCCGGCAAAGCCAAAATGGTGGTGAACTCCAATGTTTCGCTGCTGAATGTGTTTGTGATGGACTTTGCGCTGCCCGCCGCGCTGTTCAGCGCCACGGTGCAAACCCCTTGGAAAGGGATAATCAGCCAGTCGCCGCTGATCCTGCTGCTGGTTTTATCCATGTGGATAGCCTATGCCGCGCTCTATTTCATCTGCACGCTGGGATTTAAAAAATCCCCCCAGGATGCGGCGGTGTTAACCCTGACGGTGGCGCTGCCGAACTATGCCGCCCTGGGCCTGCCGATTCTCGGCAGCGTGCTGGGGGAAAGCTCGGCCACCTCGCTGTCGGTGGCGGTGTCCATCGCCTGCGGTTCGGTATTGATGACGCCGTTCTGCCTGCTGATCCTCGAACGTGAAAAAGCCCGCGCCAGCGGGGAAAGCCATGGGTCCACCCTGATGCTGCTGCCGCTATTGATGTGGCGTTCGGTGAAAAAACCCATCGTCTGGGGCCCGTTGCTCGGGGTATTGCTGTCGGCCTGCGGAGTGAAGATGCCGGAAATCGTATTGGCTTCCATCAAGCCCCTGGGGCTCTCCGCCACCGCCTCGGCGCTGTTTCTCACCGGCGTTATCCTCTCGGCCCGTAAGCTGAAAATCAATGCGCCGGTACTGCTGTCCTGCCTGACTAAAAACATCATCCAGCCCTTTATAACCATAGGCCTGTTGTATGCTTTCGGGATTACCGGGCCGGTGGCCGTCACCGCGGTATTGATGATTGCCCTGTCGGCGGGTTTCTTCGGTATCGTGTTCGGTAACCGTTTCGGCGTGCAGTCGCCGGATGCGGAGGCCACGCTGTTGATAAGCTCCATACTCTGTATCATCACGTTGCCGTTGTTTATTACGCTCAGCGCCGGACTGTAG
- a CDS encoding malonate decarboxylase holo-ACP synthase codes for MRPPAPHDLLWIDDGRRLHWRPSPPSWVAAQWSPLLPLVVRRDGSLPASIPVGIRGTQRSLRAAAWVNADAVTRTATPEALVGQLARSDLGANEALPVMQALRQMAAADWPWPWGVTGSCGYMLATGLPVCRAESDLDLLIRSSRPPQPRDFAPLMAFIPALPCRVDIQLETPLGGCALTEWLRGGKVMVKTADGPIRVTNPWANEEQGDCGVADHH; via the coding sequence ATGCGTCCGCCAGCACCGCACGATTTGTTATGGATTGATGATGGCCGCCGGCTGCACTGGCGGCCATCGCCGCCGTCCTGGGTCGCCGCCCAATGGTCGCCGTTATTGCCGTTGGTGGTACGACGTGACGGCAGCTTGCCGGCCTCTATTCCGGTGGGGATTCGCGGCACGCAACGTTCCCTGCGGGCCGCGGCCTGGGTCAATGCCGATGCCGTTACCCGCACGGCCACGCCGGAAGCGCTGGTGGGGCAATTGGCCCGCAGCGACCTCGGGGCCAACGAGGCGCTGCCGGTGATGCAGGCATTGCGCCAAATGGCGGCGGCGGATTGGCCCTGGCCCTGGGGCGTCACCGGCAGCTGCGGTTATATGCTGGCCACCGGCTTGCCGGTGTGCCGCGCCGAAAGCGATCTGGATCTGCTGATCCGCAGCTCGCGGCCGCCGCAGCCGCGAGATTTCGCCCCCTTGATGGCGTTCATACCCGCCTTGCCCTGCCGGGTGGATATTCAACTGGAAACGCCTCTGGGGGGCTGCGCGCTGACGGAATGGCTGCGGGGCGGCAAAGTCATGGTTAAGACCGCCGATGGCCCGATACGGGTAACCAACCCCTGGGCGAATGAGGAACAGGGCGATTGCGGCGTCGCGGACCATCATTAA